AGGGACTCAGACAGGGCTTAGACCAGCCCAGGCACTTGCCTTCATTTAGAGTAAAGAGAGAACATTGGCCAGGACAAAATTCAAAGAGAAGGTGAAGATGAAGGGGCCAATGCTGAGGAGCCTGAGGGATCAGGGAGAGCCATAGGTGAGGGACGTCCCAGGGAAAGTCCCCATGAAGTTAGCCTGAAGCCAGGAGCTTCATGTGTTCTCTGTGCCTTCCCTGCCGATGGCTCTGGCACAGGGGACAGCcccccgcctgccttggcctccagcaAGAGCGCACCCCCGGCAGGAGGGCGCACCAGGCCCCTGCCCTGCCAGCCCCTCCAGCTGGACTCAAGGCTTTACCCAAGCTCCAGCCACTGGCTGAACTGTGTCTCCTTCTGTCACTAGGACATACGGACAGAGGTGGTGCCCACGAACCCATCAGGCAGGCCTCCTTCTCATACCCACCACCCTGCCCCCTCCAAAATCAAAGATATAAGGTCCCCAAGGAGACTTCATCCAAATCCCCCCTCCAAGGTCCCCTGCTGAGAGACAATCCTTGTCCTTCACTTTAGACCTGGGAGACTTCAGGGCCTGGGAAGCAGTTATATTTGGTGTGGCTGGAGAAGCTCTGAATCGTTGTCTTTGTCCCAGGCTGTCTCTCCAAGGTTCCCAGTGAAGGGGAAGCACCGAGTGACTCTGAGCCTTGTTGGAGCTTGGCCAGTCTGAAGGTGGGCCCAGATGACAGCCCCTAGCCCCTTCTCTGCTCCACCTAggccttcccttttctttttttttttttttttttgagacggagtctggctctgttgcccaggctggagtgcagtggctggatctcagctcactgcaagccccgcctcctgggttgacgccattctcccgcctcagcctcctgagtagctgggagtacaggcgcccgccacctcgcccggctaattttttttgtattttagtagagacggggtttcaccatgttagccaggatggtctcgatctcctgaactcgtgatccgcccgtctcggcctcccaaagtgctgggattacaggcttgagccaccgcgcccggccggccttCCCTTTTCAAAGCCTATCCGACCAAttcctgcctcccacctccccatgccTGGGCAGAAAGAAGGGCAGGATTACATTGtccactttacaaatgagtcAACTGAGGGCCAGAGGAGGGAACAGATCCTCCCTCCTGGTTTGGTCAGTTCATGCCAAATCCAGGACTGGGGCCTGAACCTTGAGACTCCCGAGGAACAACCTCCTCACCCTCATTTCTTGCTCCCTCTATGGCCCAGGACCTGCTCTTTCTCAAGCCTCCACCCCAGCTCCCCTCCCCATCGCTCTGcccactcacccaggctggaaccaTGGGGCCATCTTCTTCTGCAGCCCCCAAAGTCCTCAGCCAGGGCAAGCCCGAAGTTGGTACCAAGAACTGTGGTAAGGGGCCAAGTGGCTGCCAACTTCACTTTCTCCCTTGGTGTTGTGGGAAGAGCAGACAGCATGGGGCTCCAAAGCCCCACACAGTGGGGCAATCATGGACACTTCATTCAGCCCCTCTGACCACCCAGTTCCTCATGGGTAAACGGGGCTGGGCACCTCTTTCTTACAGGTCTGGCCCACTGGGGCCATCCATCAGCCCAGGCCCGGTGGCTTCTAACTGGTGTCCTGCCCTCTTAACACCCCTTGGTGGGACTGGCTTTTATGTTATtgagtctcccaggctgggaaTGAGGGGCTGCTCTGCTGGGCCATGACCTGGACCCAGAGAAGGGAAGCTGGTGTTGCTGCCACAGGAGGATCAGCCAGGAGTGTGGCACCTCCTGGATGCTGCTGTGCCTGCTGGAAGAGAGAGCAGCACTCCACTGGGTTTCTTGGGAAATGCCACGGGTAGAGAATGTTTCTCATTGGGGTCTGTTGTTCTGTTCCACTGCTAGACAGCCTGTGTCACATCTGTCACAACCACAACCACACCCACAGAATAGGCAGCAGAGGCTGCCACATCCTGGCCTGCAACCCAGGTCCTGGTGAGTCAGGCAGAAAGTGAAGGCGGCTGGTGCTGCTCCTGTGCCTCCTCCAGGCAGGCCTCCCTGAATGCAACTCTTGGAGTTGGGAGCAACTCAGTCAGCACACTTTCTCTGACCAGCAGACTTGGCTCTCAAGGGCAGCAAGCACACCTCCAAGCACATGGTTGAGCATACCGAAAGTGCTTAATTCCTCCTGTGGACTCTGCATGAGGGAGACACCAGGGAGGCCCCTGTGTGATTTTTCACTTTGCTTTCAAGTTAAATGGCACGATGGGCTACCTGAGATTTTGCCCAAAATGTGAACATCTGGCTCAGGCTGTGACCAACTGATCAGAGCTGACCTGGCTTACTGAAGGCCTTGGTATCCCCTGGGTGAGGCCAGGTAGGGGGCTCCCTGGCCTCAGAGTCAAGGTTGTCTAGACCTCCCTCCCCTGTCAGCGGATTTGAGTTCAGGGTAACATCCCCAGACAGAAACCTTGGCCCCAGGCTCCCAGAGGATCACCTTCCCAGCAGAACCCTGAGAGAGAGGGGGATTCTTCAAAGCTGAGGGCAGACCTGAGAAGCAGGTCCTCCTCCTCTACCCAGCAGAAGGTCTCTTTGACACAGACTGCTTTCCCCAGGCCAGGGGCTGGGAAAAGGAAACCACCTTCCCAGGTAGGTCTCAGCTCCGCCTCCCTCTCTGCTTCCCCCACAGACcctctcctgggctgaagccctAGAGTTTTctctggggtgggggaggtgacACCCACTTCTTGTTCCTCCCTGTATGCCTGCTGCCCTTCCCCCAGCTCCCTCAGGTTGGGGCAGAGGGGCAGGGAGTTGCTCCTGGGGAGCATTGACACCTGCCCTGATCTTCCACTGGCAGCACCAAAGCGCCTGGGGTGAGGGGCGGGGATTGCTGCCAAGGAGCTTTGAGGGCCGAGGGGAGGTGACAGAAGGTGCCACAGGCAGACCCAGGCCCAGGTGGAAGGGCATCCTGGTCCCACCCCACCTAAGGGGTCTCCAtgctctccccctcccttcctccttttcctgcaGCTGATGTCTACACATTTCTTGTTCTTCTCTCAGCAACTCTGGCCTTTTAGAGTGTCCTCTGGGTGACTAAGGCCCCCCTGTCCTGAGCCCTCAGAGGACAAGTTGTGTGGGGATGTCAAAACAGCGTCTCCTGGGGTTCCCCCAGATATCATGGACCACGGCTCTCGACACTGAGGCCTACTGAGGGGTGCAGCTGGGCAGGATGGGGCGGGGGTGTCTGCCCTCAGCCTATAAAATCCCTAGGcacaccctgcccccaccccaccttctTTTTCCTACAGCTGTacatatagagatatatagaccTATAGaatgtgtgttatgtgtgtacacacacgcacacacctgtTTTCCTATTTGACATCTGTCTCCTCCATCTAGAATGGAAATGCAGAGTCTAGGTTGGTTCACCCTCAGGACCGTGATGCCAGGCTCATGATAGACGCTTAGCAATGTTTCTGGAAGGAATCCATAGCAAGGTCAGGCTGCTGTACTGGAGTTTCTGGGCCCTCCCCCACAAGAACTTTCCTTTATATTCTGTAGGCATCCCCAGTGTCTGCCTGCAGCCAGGCAATGGGATTATTTCATTCACTTTGGCTCAAAGGTGACATTTCACTTTATTAAACAGGAAGATGGCCTCTGAAGGCGCCAAGCCACGTCTTCAGATACCACCTACCGCAAACTGCCCAGCTTCTGAGCCCAAGCCCTGGTTGCTACTCCCAAGGAAGGGTTTTACTTATggaagagagtgtgtgtgtgtgtgtgtgtgtgtgtgtgtgtgtgtattgttggGCAGGGGGCATTTCTCAAAGGGCTCCATTTAACAGTCAATTTCAGGAGCAGTGAGGCAGGCAGGTGACTCCATCTCATCCCACTGCCTGGCTGAGGGTGGTGAGCACACCAGGCTCAAGGCCTCAAGGAGGACACGCCAACCTAGAACATTTCATCCCAATATTTATTGACCCCACACTCTGGAAGACCTGGGAACTTGGTTTTCCTGAAGGACTGGGAATAAGAGATAGAGAGCAGaaggtgggtggatgggggaGAAGGTGCCTGTGAGGGCACAAGAGGTGTGAACAGGGGCCCTGGCACCCACAGAGTCTGCTGCCCTGTGCACATCGTCTAGCCAAGCCTGCCCTGCAGGAGAGGGGCATGGGGCAGGCAGCAGGAGCGGATGGGCACTGGGGTCCTCCTGGAGCTACTGTCCAGGTCCTGGTCCCTGGAAGCCAGCCTTACTCCGCAGGCCCCGTTTCTTCAGGATCCCCCAGACGCTGGGTCTTCTGCAGCTCCCACATCCCTGGGCTGAAGGGCCACCCAACAGGAAGGGAGGACACAGCCCACCACCACCTCTCCTCTCACTCATGCCCCTCCAGAATCCTGCCAATCTGTTGAGGGAAGGAGACCTCTTCCAAAGATCAAGGCCATCGCTGACAGGCTGAGCTGTGACCCCAGTGTGGTTGGTCCGTGGGCACGTGGCCCTCCCCTCACCTAAGGCCCTGTCTGCTAGCCCCTTCCTCTAGCTCAGCCCTCCATCGTGGaattgggggggtgggggggctcaCCTGCCCCTTATTTTTATGACGCTGGCCTGCAGGCTCAGTTCTCTGGGAAGGGCCTGGATGTCACTTAGAGTTCTGGTCTGTGGGACTTTCAGGGCTAAAACTGGAATAGTCCTGGGAAAAGCAGGATGGCTGGTCACCCTAGTGTCATTCTCCCCCAAACCCTTCTGAACCCTGCAGGTAGGTTCCACACAGATGACCCTAATGGCTTCCCACCCCTCACCCTTCCCCTGTACCCTCGTGCCCCAGAAAAAGCGACACTGTTTTGCTTCCTTTCGTGTTTCAGACTCAGCTCCTATGGGTCCTGAGGCGCCATACCTTCCCCGGGGCCCTTGGGGCTCAAGCCTCCTTCCTCCCCTAGTCCCACAAGGTCCTGTCCAGTTGACCTTTCCACCCTAGGGGGTGGCAGGCCTTGGGACCCCAAGCCCCAGGGCAACCTTGAAGTCAGGGCCAGAGGCATTTCCTCAGATGGCTCAAGAGAAACCTGGGCTGCCACCTCATAGCTGTGATCCAAGCAACTATCCCCAGGCCCCCGACAGCCCCTCACCCATCCTGCCCCTCCTGGGGTTCCACACCGCAAGTGTCACAGGCTCACACTCCCTCCATGTAAACATCTTCATTACATCTTTAATGCTCTCACATGGAGCTGCTCTGGGTTAAATTACAGCTGTATGCATCCTGAATTCCTGGCAGCCTCCAGTCGGCTCAAGTGCTAACATATTTATAGCATTTAGAGGAGGGAATAAATCCAGAACCTTCTTCATGGGGGCTTCCTAGGCCCTTCCCTCCTGACACGTGGCATTTGCCCAATGGAAGATCTGCACACACTACCCCTGCAGCCCCTCCAACCAGCGGCAGACAGTGATGGTGGAGAGGCTGGGCACGGGACATGCCTCTGTGCACGCTTGTGTGTATACGTATGTCCAGCGTAAAAAGATGCTCCGCTCTTGGGGTCTGTCTCTGCCCAATGCCTTGCCAGGACCCCTGGCATCAGCCCTGACCCTCCAAGGCTTATGGAGAGGCCAAGTGCAGGGACCCATCTCCCCACTCTCTAAACACTGAATGGCTCTTCCCATAGATGGGATGGAGGTGGGAAATTCATAGACTAGGTTTTTTAGATCTTTTTCTGAGGTGCAATCCCTCACTCAATTTCAGGCAGTCATAACTGCCCCCTCTAGCCTGCAGCCTGTGATTACTGCCTTCAGACCAACAGCCTCTCCCAACCCCAGATCCTCAGTAGAGCCCAAGACAGGGAGCCGTTTTCAGAAGCAGGTGAGCCCAGTGAAGCAATGCAGTGGAGAGAGAAACCCTGCCGTGCATGCTTCCCTCTTCCCAGCAGTCCCTGAAGACTGAAGGCAGAGAAGATAGCCTACCCTGATGCTCTGCTACATACCATGGGGTACAGGTCGACTTGGAGGGTGGGGCCAATGTGGACAATCTCATCCTGCCCTCTGTGCTGGGACAGGCACGTCTGCCCATGGGCACACTCATGCACATGCATGAGGCCTCTCGGCAGGTCTGGGGGGCTGCATCCTTCCACTTCTGTTCCCCTACTTCCTTCCCCCTCAGCTCCCATCCTAGCTTGGCCCCAGTAACATCTGGTTGCCAAGGATGGGTGGCTGGGAGACCCCCTGGACCCTCTGTAGTATGGATGGGCCCTGGGTATAAACTGTCCTTCTCCTGGCATCCTTGCATACTGGGCAGTTTCAGCTCCATCTCTGGGCTTCTCAGGGCCCATAACAGGTGCTGCCCTACCCTGTCCCTATAACTTGGGTGGTTTCCTCTACCCACCCCAGAGGAGGCTCCAGATTCCAAAAAACAGGTCTTTCCCTAACAGAGGGAaacctcccctttcctcccccaaTCCCTCCCACTCCGTATCTCCCCCGATTTCCTCCACATTAGCAGGGCAGACCCTAATGTGAGCGATCTGGACAGGGGATGAGGAAGCCAGCAGAGGCTCTTGACCTTCTCAGCATGAGGGATGCCCTTTGTGCCAGGGCCCCCAGGTCAGGAGAAGTCAGTGGTCAGAAGTCCAGCCCAGCCAGGGCCCTCTCTTAGAGCCTAGAGTCAGCAGGTGGGTCTGGAGAACAGCTGGGGCCTGGCAGGGCCTCTCGTGTCTTGGCAGGGCAGGTCCTCAGAATAGGTCTTGACAATCAGGGAGTGGGGAGCTCTGTGGGCACCATGGCGGGTCTCTATCAGAAGTTCAGGCTTGTCCCAGGCCACTCACGCATGGATGGCATTGGCCACATCGGTAAACACCAGCCGGCTGGGCCTCTGCAGTGGGCCCTGGGAGGGCAGAGTAGTCTGCAGGAAGACAGGCAGAGGCATCAGAGACCATGGGCAAGGCCATGCATTCACTGGCCTGGTCACCTCCACCCTCACTTCCTGGTGCCTGCTTATGCTTGGCACCAGCAAtggcttctgcctggaatgccctcccTGTAAGCTCAGCCTAGAAATACTACTTGCTCAGATGACTCCTCCCTAGCTTGCCCTGTCACCTTGGAGGCACTTACTGTGTTGATTTAATTACTCATGCATCGCCTTTTCCCACCGGGGGATCAGAGGGCAGGACTCTGTACCCCCAAgccctagcacagggcctggcacagggaGGAACATGGGAAACAAGCGTCAAGTGGCCAGCAGTCCCAGCGGCTGGGTGGACCAAGGTTCTCAGTGCGAGTTCCTGAATATCCCAAGGGGGCAATATATCCTGACCCAGGTGATGCAGAACCTTTGGCAAAACCAAAGTGTCTTCAGACTCCCAGCCTGGATTCTTTCTGAGCCCAAGAAGACGCAAAGAGGCTGGATGAGTCAGGGGCAGGTCAGGCCTGCTGATGGTGCTCTGGCCCGGGGGGATTTGGGGGAATGGTAGCAAGTGGTCAGGCAGCCCAGTGGCTACAGCAGGATGGCCACACAGGTACCTATCCCTTTGGACACAGGAGGCAAGTTTGGCTGGGGTCTTCACATGCCTGGGTCTGTCAGCTACTGGGAATCCACCAGCCTACTCAGAGGTACTGCTGCCCAAGAGTCTGACCCCATCCACAACCCACTCAGGGCCATGGACTCTCAGGAAGCAGAGGAATCTGGGGTCCTAGCCACCAACAATCTCCCCCATTAGTCCTTCCCTACTTTCCTAACCAGTATGTGGGGGCACACGGAGCAAGAATTAGGATTTTCACTTGtggatgagaacactgaggctcgGAGATGCCAGTGGGTCTCCCAAGATCAGCAGGCTATGGGGCAGAGCCAGGCTGGATCCCAGGACTGCCTCGGCCTGGCCTTGTGCTGTGAGTTTGTGTGTGGCCCCAGAGCAATCTGACCACTTTCTGAACAAATCTGGCAAAAGCCATGTACCCAATACCTGCTATCTGACCAGAAGGCAGGTGCTAGAAAGCTGcatgagaaaggagggagggtgaGGGTGGAGGACAAAGGACGCTGCAGGCGGGGTGGGGAGCCTGGTCAGTGCCCACCTTGCCCTGCATGGCCTGCACAGAAGTGGCAGCCTGCACAGAGGCGGCGTCCCGCCCATGTTCCAGCAGCTCCTGCTCCAACTCATCTTGTTCCTCCATGGGGTCGAAGTTGTACATGGGCATGAGCTGGTGGCGTAGCTTCTCCAGCCTGGAGATGGGGGCAAAGGCTGCTGGGGACAGGGCAGGCCCTTCCCCTCCCAGCAGCCCTCCAGGCCTTGCCTGCTGACAAGCTGAGCCATAGCACACAACCATGCTTAGGGCCTTAAGATTTTCCTTGAAATGAGAACAAATGACAGACATTTTTGTACCTATAATACCAGCTCAATCCCTTAAATGGGTAGCCAGGGAGGCAGCAGTTATCCACTCCAGGGTAAGGCCATAGGCCAAGTAGCTGTTATCCATGGGCCCTACAGGGATCACCTAGGTTAGGGCCTTGCTGTAACCCACAGCGTCTGAGTCTCAGGTGGGGTTGGGGAGCCAGTAGCAGTCAGCTCAGAGCAGCAGGGCAAGGGTAGTGGGCAGTTGGGTGGGAGTAATCCCAGCCTTCCCCCTCCCTGCCCATCCCCAATCCCAGGGTTATACCCAGTTATCTAGAATCCTCACACCTGCCTGCCCTGTGTGTGAGATCCTTGTGGGAGGGGGGCCCTCAACCCTCCCCAAAGGAAAGTGGTCACCCCCAACTGTGAATGGGCAGAAGAGGCCTTGACTCCCTGATCAGCTTTTCACCTACTTCCTTCAGAGCCCAGCCCAGCACTGCCCATGGGCTCGAGATTTGGTTGGGATTTTGGTTGGGGTGGGGAATTACCTCTTCTTCTTCCTGATGTACAAAACCTGCAAGAGAAGGAGCAGCATCAAATGGCAAGGAGAGGAGGCCCTGAGGAACCCAGCAGCCCTTCTGGATGGGGACATGCTGAGGCTGACGAACAAGAGACCCGTGGGTCCCCATCCTAATGACACATACACCACCCCCGTTCACCTTcatgcctcccttttttttttttttttttttttttttttttgagacagagtctcactctgtcacccaggctggagtgcagtggcacaatcttggctcactgcaacctccactcccgggttcaagtgattctcctgcctcagcctcccaagtagttgggagggcgtgcaccaccacacccagctaatttttgtaattttagtagagatggggtttcaccatgttggccaggctggtcttgaactcctgacctcgtgatcagcccgccttggcctcccacagtgctgggattgcaggcgtgagcccccgcgcctgccCCATGCCTCCTTTTGACATTGTAGCTGCAGACAGTGCCCAGGCTGAGTTTggagactccagcctgggagcccaCACAGTTAGGCCCAGCCTGGGGACTGGTGGGCCCCACCTATTGGCTGAGCTGCCAATACTAACTGTAGCTCCAGCCACTCAGCACCCACCTGTGGCTCCCCAGGActgaagaggaaagggaagactTCAGCACGTACCCTCCGCTCGACTCTTCCCAGGCCCAAAGCCACATGCAGGGAAAAAGTAAAGGGACCAGGTaaggtggtgcgtgcctgtagtcccagttactcaagagtctgaggcaggaggatctctcgagcccagaagttcgagtccagcctgggcaacatactggcaccccatctctataacaacaacaaaaagaaccagGGACAGGCAGTGGCCAGACTCTGTAGTGTGTAGAGCAGTGGCTCTAGGCAAGGCCCTGAGCTGGTGGTCTCTGGAGTTCCTATGGGAGGCTGACGGCTCCCAGTGGACTAAGGTAGGGGTGGGGGACCGCAGCCCCTCGCATCAGCCCAGGTCAATCCCTCAAAGCTCTGATGCAAGAGGAACCCCTGAGGTCCGGTCCCTCAATGTACAACCTTAAAGATGAGAGCCTAGGCAGCCTGAGAAAACATCTAGGACTTCTAGGTCAGAGCAAGAAACCCTGTACAATGCactgaggagaggaaggaagcaggTAACACTTGTGGGACCACCTTGGGTAGGGAATCCAGGGACTTCTGCCATCATCCTGCTCTTCCCTAAACTGGCAGTTTCTGACTACCAGGAGCATGACTACCTCTGCCTGGGGGAAAGCACAGCCCTGTGGTTTGCTCCAAATCCTCCCACATTCTTTGTGGCCCATTCACAGCTTGAATCTGGTTTGGTTTCCAGCCTGGCCCAGAGCTCCTCCTGCAGGACCCCcaaaacctaaaaagaaactGGGGTATCGATCCTCATTCTCCCTTCCTGTCCAGGGTCCCACGTAGGGGTGCTCCCTTGCTCTCCTGTGGGTAGGCTGTGACAGGAACTCTGGGATCTTCTGGCCCAGCCCCTGCCACCATGAGCAAGTGgatccagccccagccccagcctctgcGGTCCCCACTTCTCAGCCCTTGCCCcaagccctcctccctcccctgagACCCTGGGATTCAGAAGGATCTACAGAAAAGGCCAGAACTTTTACTCAATTTCCATGCCTTTTCCCCTGTTCCTCAGCTAACACCCACCCCCACACCTTCCTTTCCAAATCTTCTCTACCCTTCACTGTCCAGCAGGTGCAGCCCCGCCTCCTCCAGGAACCTCCCCCACCACTGATCCTGGTCTGCCTGTGCCAagcactttttcctcctgggtaAGGCAGAAAGCCTGGTGCAGATTTGCTCCTCCTTGTACCCACAGCCCTCCTTGAGGCTGGCATCGGGGAGAGGAAGCAGCACTTAGTGAGCACCTCTGGGCCTGTCTGCAGTCCCCAGGAGCTATCTTCTGCCCTCCGCTGCCTTTGTCCTATGAGCTTCCTACCTCTCTGATTTTGGCAAGCGGGCCATCCACCCAGGCCTTCTGAATGTTCCTCTAGAACAAAGAGTAAGAAAGCGTTCTCAAGTTCCAAGGACAAAACCTTTCACTGAGAGTAAAGAGGGCAGTTTCTAGGCCCCATTTTGCCCTTAAGGGTGCCTCCATCTGCTTACCCACTGCATGGGTGCCAAGGGAAAACACTGGCATCCTGCCTTACTCCCACCCAGGAGACCTCTCAGGCCCTGGCCTCATTCTGCCTATGCTGCACCCTGGGCCTGCTTGCTGGCTGGCAGTTGCTCCCTGGCAGCAATCTGGAGCCTGTGGGGCCCATATGGCAACCCTGGTTTAACAGCAGCTCCAACCAGGACATGATGGACCATCCACAGCCCTACTTGTCAGAGCAACATGCTCCTGAGCCCAAGGCCAGCCATCGGAGCCTGCAAGGGGCAGTGAGCAGAATCCTACCATTGCCAGGCACACTGGGGAACTTCAGGGGCACCCCATCCTCCCTAGTCTCAGCCTGCACGATCTCCAGCGGTCCCTCAGTGACATTCTGAGTGTCCATGTATCATCTTAGGGGGACAGTCCATATCCTTAGGGACTGACACCAGATCAAGAGGCGTCACACTCACTACTGGATGATACCTGcagccctctccccagcccccttcCTTCCTGATGGCTGCCACCTCCACCCCTTCTCATGACACGGAGGCCAGGCTTGCACTTTGAGATCTCAACTCTAATTTTGCTTCTCAGCTGTCCCTAACCACCCAGCCTGGAAAGCTCCTGCTTTCCTGCTTGAGTCCCCAAGTCAGTCCCTGCAGGCTTCCCTTGGAACCCTTGGTTTTTATGTTTCCCGCTTCCTGTAAGAACCACAGGGCAGGACCTTGTCTTCCTAGCCTCTATTGGGTCCCAAAGGCCTGGTCCAGGGCAGGTACACTCAgtaaagtgaataaatgaatgttcaCTGCCAACAGCCTCCCAGGCGCAGATCAGCTCACCCAGACTCTGCTGCCCACAGTCCACATCAACCACCTTTAAGCCTCTTCTCCTATTGCAACCCCATACCCACTGCCCTAACTGTCCTGCTGGCTGCTCACAGAACCTCCTGTCTGCCTCCAAACTTTTGCCCATCAGGACCCTCCACTTGGAACTCCCTGACTACTATGTGGCCTTCACCACCCAGCTCAAGACACCATGTAATTCCCGAGaaccttttctgtttcttccaattGGAAGTATTGCCTCTCTGGTCTCTGGTCTCTGGTCTCTGGGCCCCAATGGACAAATCTCTGTCAGGGAGGAGGACCGCACTCTCATTAATAGATTGTTGGCTGGGCgaagaggctcatgcctgtaatcccagcactttgggaggctgacgggggcagatcacttgaggccaggagttcaagaccagcctgaccaacataacgaaaccccatctctactaaaagtacaaaaaattagccaggcatggcagctcacacctgtaatcccagctacttgggaggctgaggcagcagactcgcttaagcccaggaggtagaggttgcagtgagccaagatcgagccattgcactccagcctggatgacggagcaagactctgtctcaaaaacaacaacaacaacaaccagaTTGTCTTCTGATTGAACAGGTTCTCTATAAATCTAAACACTGATTATCCTCCCCCAGCCTACCCCAGCTCTCACCATGGCCACAGCCAGGCCTATCACCGTGATGATCCCAAAGGACAGAAGCATGGTACCCACGCCGGCCGTGCCACCAGCCGCATCAGGGATTCTGGTGTCATTAAAGGTGGTGGCCTCTGGGCTGAGGGTAGTGGTCTCGGAGGCTGGCCCATCTGTGGCAGGTTCCAGGTCAGACTCAGAGGTGGGTGGGCGGCTGCTGAACCAGCCCCTAGCAGATGCGGTCCTGGAGTTCATGCTGACGCGGAGAGGGCCCTGGCTGAGAGGCTGCCTGAGGCCAGTCAACCTGCCCACTCACTCCTGACTCCGGAGTGCCCCAGCCTGTGGTTCTTGCCACCTGTGGTGGCCACCTGCACAGTCACCTCCTTGGATAAAGGGAGCCCCCTGCCTTCCTGGGTGctagaaaggaaagaataagaaacatAAGGCTAAGGACAGGGACTCGTagtgagatgaagtctctctagGTTCTGAAAGCATTGGTGAGGTAAAGGTTTGAGGGCAAGGATGAGGGCAAGTTCAGGAGGCATTAGG
Above is a window of Macaca thibetana thibetana isolate TM-01 chromosome 2, ASM2454274v1, whole genome shotgun sequence DNA encoding:
- the C2H3orf18 gene encoding uncharacterized protein C3orf18 homolog — encoded protein: MNSRTASARGWFSSRPPTSESDLEPATDGPASETTTLSPEATTFNDTRIPDAAGGTAGVGTMLLSFGIITVIGLAVAMVLYIRKKKRLEKLRHQLMPMYNFDPMEEQDELEQELLEHGRDAASVQAATSVQAMQGKTTLPSQGPLQRPSRLVFTDVANAIHA